The Montipora foliosa isolate CH-2021 chromosome 1, ASM3666993v2, whole genome shotgun sequence genome has a window encoding:
- the LOC137994530 gene encoding tigger transposable element-derived protein 4-like, whose amino-acid sequence MNQVHVLSHHIMASRPSVTGKRKDLSASEKVQVIEYKKENPSAGVRSIAEKFGCSKSQIQSILAKKDEILEHYGANKNAHCKRARLSQLKNVDEATYEWYQKARSKNIPVTGPMLQEKAKQVNDELGDATFKASNGWLDRFKKRYNITSKVISGEAGGVSEETVASWKESLPSILSGYSPANVLNMDETGQFYRALPNRSLAEVSKQCTGGKKSKERVTCAFFVNAAGGSEEPIVIGKSKSPRCFKAIKDRSQLPCSYFSQAKSWMDFNILDEVLSKLNRKLARKQRNVILFLDNAPCHPPDMKGKYDHIKIVFFPANCTSRLQPLDLTITQAFKLKYMKLMLTHVEFDPFEDLDSGELVQVNSLLSDTSPVSESDTPSAFEALEATSTLPTCKELSANWEEEFFSTLSASTSQNSEEDDSDDDIVKITAQPKDVKIKSMKEAMSMLEDVTEYLTDENLTDMANNLSRVLSKVQSTWLAQRLNTATQTKVTDFFK is encoded by the coding sequence ATGAATCAAGTCCACGTGCTAAGTCATCACATCATGGCTTCACGTCCTTCAGTAACGGGTAAAAGAAAAGATTTAAGTGCTTCTGAAAAGGTTCAAGTCATCGAgtacaaaaaggaaaatccaaGTGCTGGCGTGCGATCAATTGCTGAGAAGTTTGGTTGCAGCAAATCACAAATTCAGTCTATTCTAGCAAAGAAGGATGAAATATTGGAACATTACGGTGCAAACAAGAATGCACATTGTAAAAGAGCCAGATTATCACAGTTGAAAAATGTAGACGAGGCAACGTATGAGTGGTATCAAAAGGCGAGATCCAAGAACATACCAGTAACCGGACCGATGTTACAAGAAAAAGCCAAACAAGTGAATGACGAGCTTGGAGACGCAACATTCAAAGCGTCTAATGGATGGCTAGACAGATTCAAGAAAAGGTACAATATAACAAGCAAAGTGATCAGTGGCGAAGCAGGAGGCGTTAGTGAAGAAACTGTAGCATCTTGGAAAGAGAGCCTACCGAGTATTTTGAGCGGCTACTCCCCAGCGAATGTCTTAAACATGGACGAGACAGGACAATTTTATCGAGCACTACCAAACAGATCTCTTGCCGAGGTGTCAAAGCAGTGCACCGGGGGGAAAAAATCCAAAGAAAGAGTGACTTGCGCTTTTTTTGTCAATGCAGCAGGCGGAAGTGAAGAACCAATtgttattggaaaatcaaaaagcCCACGCTGTTTTAAAGCAATCAAGGATAGGTCCCAATTGCCCTGCTCATACTTCAGCCAGGCTAAATCCTGGATGGATTTTAACATCCTCGATGAGGTGCTATCCAAGCTAAACCGGAAATTagcaagaaagcaaagaaatgtgATCTTATTTCTGGACAATGCCCCCTGCCATCCTCCAGATATGAAAGGGAAATACGATCACATCAAGATCGTGTTTTTTCCAGCAAATTGTACGTCTAGATTACAGCCTCTTGATCTCACTATAACCCAGGCATTTAAACTCAAATACATGAAACTGATGCTGACACACGTTGAATTTGACCCATTCGAGGACCTAGATTCCGGCGAACTCGTGCAGGTGAATTCTTTGTTGAGCGATACCAGTCCCGTGTCTGAATCTGATACACCTTCTGCATTTGAAGCCTTAGAAGCAACTTCCACGCTGCCAACATGCAAAGAGCTAAGCGCTAATTGGGAGGAGGAATTCTTCTCCACTCTATCAGCATCCACCTCCCAGAATTCAGAAGAGGATGACAGCGATGATGACATAGTTAAGATAACTGCTCAGCCAAAAGatgtcaaaatcaaatcaatgaaagAGGCCATGTCAATGCTCGAAGACGTCACCGAATACCTCACCGATGAAAATCTCACAGACATGGCAAACAACCTTTCCAGGGTCTTATCCAAAGTTCAGTCGACCTGGTTGGCCCAAAGACTGAATACTGCCACTCAAACCAAAGTCACCGACTTTTTTAAATAA